The Halarchaeum grantii genome includes a window with the following:
- a CDS encoding DUF7128 family protein — MVEETQRDEMTWYRCEKCGLMFDAKEDAESHEETCDAEEPSYLQ; from the coding sequence ATGGTCGAGGAAACCCAGCGGGACGAGATGACCTGGTACCGCTGTGAGAAATGTGGACTGATGTTCGACGCGAAGGAGGACGCCGAGAGCCACGAGGAGACCTGCGACGCCGAAGAGCCCTCGTACTTGCAGTAG
- a CDS encoding DUF5796 family protein — translation MSYRNDVAPETLPVELTEDGIVVTYADGRETFYHGAPERHEGTLRTSPGMNVQVLVCDPTETEGVMLYVNDRNTHDDILEGTGVGRVMLEPGETEEVFPGVTVEMDGYAAEITADPEVARGRVFVFEEDEMSEYSFELFAPEA, via the coding sequence ATGAGCTATCGGAACGACGTCGCGCCGGAGACGCTCCCGGTCGAGCTGACGGAGGACGGGATCGTCGTCACGTACGCGGACGGTCGCGAGACCTTCTACCACGGCGCCCCCGAGCGCCACGAGGGGACGCTCCGGACGAGCCCCGGGATGAACGTCCAGGTGCTCGTCTGCGACCCGACGGAGACGGAGGGCGTGATGCTCTACGTGAACGACCGGAACACGCACGACGACATCCTCGAGGGGACGGGCGTCGGGCGCGTGATGCTCGAGCCCGGCGAGACGGAGGAGGTCTTCCCGGGCGTGACGGTGGAGATGGACGGCTACGCCGCGGAGATCACCGCGGACCCGGAGGTCGCGCGCGGGCGAGTCTTCGTCTTCGAGGAGGACGAGATGAGCGAGTACAGCTTCGAGCTGTTCGCGCCCGAGGCGTAG
- a CDS encoding sensor histidine kinase → MKPLRLVAAGSLSATGVILLVPILDHLLAGPPPLGIVLGVVGVLVSLGLVAVGAVVYRLDVSQTNALRIAGWNFLGIVVLGVVFTLLFTYRPVEDAGFLFAVALSAGAVAHVIIGVYDVRRIRAEELATERERLAVVNTLVRHNLRHEAQNLLFAVEAVRDTAPDAAERIEGVANNLSEMNENVQAVEDAIGEERRRMDASAVCETVVADVSERYPDADIDLDAPGGLAVSAGSHLDDAVTELVENAVEHNGSETPTVEVRAAARGGAVAITVADDGPGISETERELVSGEREITQLEHGSGLGLWLVRWVVEEYGGSLTFDDSDLGGTAVTVTLPAA, encoded by the coding sequence ATGAAACCGCTCCGCCTCGTCGCCGCCGGGTCGCTCTCGGCCACCGGCGTCATCCTGCTCGTGCCGATCCTCGATCACCTGCTCGCGGGACCGCCGCCGCTCGGCATCGTCCTCGGCGTCGTCGGCGTCCTCGTCTCGCTCGGCCTCGTCGCGGTCGGCGCCGTCGTCTATCGGCTCGACGTCTCGCAGACGAACGCCCTCCGAATCGCGGGCTGGAACTTCCTCGGCATCGTCGTCCTCGGCGTCGTCTTCACGCTCCTCTTCACGTACCGGCCGGTCGAGGACGCGGGCTTCCTCTTCGCGGTCGCGCTCTCGGCGGGCGCGGTCGCGCACGTCATCATCGGCGTGTACGACGTCCGGCGCATCCGCGCGGAGGAACTCGCGACCGAGCGCGAGCGCCTCGCCGTCGTCAACACGCTCGTCCGGCACAACCTTCGGCACGAGGCCCAGAACCTCCTCTTCGCCGTCGAGGCGGTGCGCGACACCGCACCGGACGCCGCCGAGCGCATCGAGGGCGTCGCGAACAACCTCTCGGAGATGAACGAGAACGTCCAAGCCGTCGAGGACGCCATCGGGGAGGAGCGACGCCGCATGGACGCGAGCGCGGTCTGCGAAACCGTCGTCGCGGACGTCAGCGAGCGCTACCCGGACGCCGACATCGACCTCGACGCGCCCGGCGGCCTCGCGGTGTCCGCCGGAAGCCACCTCGACGACGCGGTGACGGAGCTGGTCGAGAACGCGGTCGAGCACAACGGGAGCGAGACGCCGACGGTCGAGGTGCGCGCGGCGGCGCGCGGCGGCGCGGTCGCGATCACGGTCGCCGACGACGGCCCCGGCATCTCGGAGACGGAGCGCGAACTCGTCTCCGGCGAGCGGGAGATCACGCAGCTCGAGCACGGGAGCGGCCTCGGCCTCTGGCTCGTCCGCTGGGTCGTCGAGGAGTACGGCGGGTCGCTCACCTTCGATGACTCCGACCTCGGGGGGACGGCGGTGACGGTGACGCTCCCGGCGGCCTGA
- a CDS encoding DUF2309 domain-containing protein: MPTEHDTDDVRDRIATAADTVGTNWPIHSFVTANPLAGYEDRPFHEAAERAERLRGGRTYPGVETFRDAWERGRIDPDALRAELAAHGYDADPETSLARLAERDDCDPERDDATARVDRALAKWLAAFCDEGEASWPMPNREAGFYDAVRTTARHDSRIPNAASLADAPDDPAAAIAAVLADVPRERWTAVFEAHLNALPGWTGLVKYRVERGDEWQDAYPITLVGYLAARLLLAERFDAPLDPLAEGEADTPDEPDVPLAEAWLRAWEASYRDEVVDAVADASAARADGDTEGDAERADAQLVFCIDTRSEVFRRHLEAAGDYETHGYAGFFGVPMRYEGYGAEASTDACPPIVDAEHHVGERPADAHAHERAAHDRWTGRLHAGETVLKAVKSNAATAFSFVESAGSAYGVALAARTLVPERVHDLRDALDERLPSVPDFCTPTVERDGTHEGGLPVGMTHEERVEYAAAAFETMGWAEFSRLVVFTGHASETSNNPYEASLDCGACAGQPGGPNARVLAAICNDDAVRDALRERGHELPEDTVFLAAEHNTTTDEVTLYDRDVPESHAADVERLRADLDVARSGAAAERAEAMAVDPEDATRETERRAADWAETRPEWGLAGNAAFVVGPRDLTADRDLDGRAFLHSYDWERDDGDALADIFAGPVVVTQWINAQYYFSTVDNAAYGSGSKVTQNPVGNVGVYQGNGGDLMTGLPLQSLMAADDDPYHQPLRLSVVVHAPVERVRDVLADNEHVRTLCENGWLSLTVVDPTRGHDAYEYDGEFARVEATEPEADPEGVDAGDAAPTDPLLAADD, from the coding sequence ATGCCTACTGAGCACGACACCGACGACGTCCGCGACCGCATCGCCACAGCCGCCGACACCGTCGGCACGAACTGGCCGATCCACTCGTTCGTCACCGCGAACCCCCTCGCGGGCTACGAGGACCGCCCGTTCCACGAGGCCGCCGAGCGCGCCGAGCGTCTGCGCGGCGGGCGCACCTACCCCGGCGTCGAGACGTTCCGCGACGCGTGGGAGCGCGGCCGGATCGACCCCGACGCCCTCCGCGCGGAACTCGCCGCACATGGCTACGACGCGGACCCCGAGACCTCCCTCGCCCGCCTCGCCGAGCGCGACGACTGCGACCCCGAGCGCGACGACGCGACCGCGCGCGTCGACCGCGCGCTCGCGAAGTGGCTCGCCGCCTTCTGCGACGAGGGCGAGGCGTCGTGGCCGATGCCGAACCGCGAGGCCGGCTTCTACGACGCCGTCCGCACGACCGCGCGCCACGACTCGCGGATCCCGAACGCCGCCTCGCTCGCCGACGCGCCCGACGACCCCGCCGCCGCCATCGCCGCCGTCCTCGCGGACGTCCCCCGCGAGCGCTGGACGGCCGTCTTCGAGGCCCACCTGAACGCCCTCCCCGGCTGGACCGGCCTCGTCAAATACCGCGTCGAGCGCGGCGACGAGTGGCAGGACGCCTACCCGATCACGCTCGTCGGCTACCTCGCCGCGCGCCTCCTCCTCGCCGAGCGCTTCGACGCGCCCCTCGACCCGCTCGCAGAGGGTGAGGCCGACACGCCGGACGAGCCGGACGTCCCGCTCGCCGAGGCGTGGCTGCGCGCGTGGGAGGCCTCCTATCGCGACGAGGTCGTCGACGCCGTCGCGGACGCGAGCGCGGCGCGCGCAGACGGTGACACCGAGGGCGACGCCGAGCGCGCGGACGCCCAACTCGTCTTCTGCATCGACACGCGCTCCGAGGTGTTCCGCCGCCACCTCGAGGCCGCCGGGGACTACGAGACGCACGGCTACGCGGGCTTCTTCGGCGTCCCGATGCGCTACGAGGGCTACGGCGCCGAGGCGAGCACGGACGCCTGCCCGCCGATCGTCGACGCCGAGCACCACGTCGGCGAGCGCCCGGCCGACGCCCACGCACACGAGCGCGCCGCCCACGACCGCTGGACGGGCCGCCTCCACGCCGGCGAGACGGTGTTGAAGGCCGTGAAGTCGAACGCCGCGACCGCGTTCAGCTTCGTCGAGAGCGCCGGGAGCGCGTACGGCGTCGCCCTCGCCGCGCGCACCCTCGTCCCCGAGCGCGTTCACGACCTCCGGGACGCCCTCGACGAGCGTCTCCCGAGCGTGCCCGACTTCTGCACGCCTACCGTCGAGCGCGACGGCACGCACGAGGGCGGCCTTCCCGTTGGGATGACTCACGAGGAGCGGGTCGAGTACGCGGCGGCGGCCTTCGAGACGATGGGTTGGGCGGAGTTCTCCCGCCTCGTCGTCTTCACCGGGCACGCGAGCGAGACGTCGAACAACCCCTACGAGGCGAGTCTCGACTGCGGCGCCTGCGCGGGCCAACCCGGCGGCCCGAACGCGCGCGTGCTCGCCGCCATCTGCAACGACGACGCGGTGCGCGACGCCCTCCGCGAGCGCGGCCACGAGCTCCCCGAGGACACCGTGTTCCTCGCCGCCGAACACAACACCACCACGGACGAGGTGACGCTCTACGACCGCGACGTCCCCGAGAGCCACGCCGCCGACGTCGAACGGCTCCGCGCGGACCTCGACGTCGCGCGCTCCGGCGCGGCCGCCGAGCGCGCCGAGGCGATGGCCGTCGACCCCGAGGACGCGACCCGCGAGACCGAGCGCCGCGCCGCCGACTGGGCGGAGACGCGCCCCGAGTGGGGGCTCGCCGGCAACGCCGCGTTCGTCGTCGGGCCGCGCGACCTCACCGCCGACCGCGACTTGGACGGGCGCGCGTTCCTCCACTCCTACGACTGGGAACGCGACGACGGCGACGCCCTCGCCGACATCTTCGCCGGCCCCGTCGTCGTCACGCAGTGGATCAACGCCCAGTACTACTTCTCGACCGTCGACAACGCCGCCTACGGCAGCGGCTCGAAGGTCACGCAGAACCCGGTCGGGAACGTCGGCGTCTATCAGGGCAACGGCGGCGACCTCATGACCGGCCTCCCGCTCCAGTCGCTCATGGCCGCCGACGACGACCCGTACCACCAGCCCCTCCGCCTCTCCGTCGTCGTCCACGCGCCCGTAGAGCGCGTCCGGGACGTCCTCGCCGACAACGAGCACGTCCGCACGCTCTGCGAGAACGGCTGGCTCTCGCTCACCGTCGTCGACCCGACGCGCGGCCACGACGCCTACGAGTACGACGGCGAGTTCGCCCGCGTCGAGGCGACGGAGCCGGAGGCCGACCCCGAGGGTGTCGACGCCGGGGACGCCGCGCCCACTGACCCCCTCCTCGCGGCGGACGACTGA
- a CDS encoding AAA family ATPase: protein MSEDSGRRLVVREAAPRDAGRGIVRLSDAVRRDLGVLSGDTVRIVGAGATVAKVWPDATLDADELRIDGATRTNAGVSVGDTVRVERATVREAERVVVTPSVPPARERAAVEDAVRDALFDRPVSEGETVRVDALGEIGEFRVTHTDPGSDVVVTGETSVEVAVEEPGAGANADAGTGDGAGVGVTYEDVGGLGEELAAVRELVELPLTDPGRFRRMGVEPPKGVLLYGPPGTGKTLIARAVANEVDAHFVSVSGPEITSKYKGESEEQLREVFEEAREHAPSIVFFDEFDAIAGERDDAGDMENRIVGQLLSLMDGLEGRGEVVVIAATNRVNAIDPALRRGGRFDREIEIGVPSRGGRAEILDVLTRGMPLADDVDLGTFADRTHGYVGADLRALVTEAAMAAIRDDRDTVTRADLETAFASTDPSAMREVVAESPDVSFDDVGGLAEAKATLREAVQWPLQYASLFEAAHTDPPTGVLLYGPPGTGKTMLARAIGHESGVNVVRVAGPELVDKYVGESEKAVREVFERARRTAPCVVFFDEIDAVASARGPDTSEATERVVSQLLTELDAAAENPNLVVLAATNRRDALDPALLRPGRFETHIHVPRPDESARRAILGVHAREKPLAEDVDLDAVAERTDGYTGADLAAVVRAAALDAIRDTVDAHPGDAADHPEDVRIRGRHFEDALERYAASR from the coding sequence ATGAGCGAGGATTCGGGTCGCCGACTCGTCGTCCGCGAGGCCGCGCCGCGCGACGCCGGGCGCGGTATCGTCCGCCTCTCGGACGCCGTCAGACGCGACCTCGGGGTGTTGAGCGGTGACACCGTCCGCATCGTCGGCGCGGGCGCGACCGTCGCGAAGGTGTGGCCGGACGCGACGCTGGACGCGGACGAACTCCGCATCGACGGCGCGACGCGCACGAACGCCGGCGTCTCGGTGGGCGACACCGTTCGCGTCGAGAGGGCCACCGTCCGCGAGGCCGAGCGCGTCGTCGTGACGCCGTCGGTCCCGCCCGCGCGCGAGCGCGCCGCCGTCGAGGACGCGGTGCGCGACGCCCTCTTCGACCGGCCGGTGAGCGAGGGCGAGACCGTCCGCGTGGACGCGCTCGGCGAGATCGGCGAGTTCCGCGTCACGCACACCGACCCGGGGTCGGACGTCGTCGTCACCGGCGAGACGAGCGTCGAGGTCGCGGTCGAGGAACCGGGCGCGGGCGCGAACGCGGACGCCGGCACGGGCGACGGGGCGGGCGTCGGCGTCACCTACGAGGACGTCGGCGGCCTCGGCGAGGAGCTCGCCGCCGTCCGCGAACTCGTCGAACTCCCCCTCACCGACCCGGGGCGATTCCGCCGGATGGGCGTCGAACCGCCGAAGGGCGTCCTCCTCTACGGCCCGCCCGGTACCGGGAAGACGCTCATCGCGCGCGCCGTCGCGAACGAGGTGGACGCGCACTTCGTGAGCGTCTCCGGCCCCGAGATCACCTCGAAGTACAAGGGCGAGTCCGAGGAGCAACTGCGCGAGGTGTTCGAGGAGGCGCGCGAGCACGCGCCGAGCATCGTCTTCTTCGACGAGTTCGACGCCATCGCGGGCGAGCGCGACGACGCGGGCGACATGGAGAACCGCATCGTCGGCCAGCTCCTCAGCCTCATGGACGGCCTCGAGGGCCGTGGCGAGGTCGTCGTCATCGCCGCGACGAACAGGGTCAACGCCATCGACCCCGCGCTCCGGCGCGGCGGGCGCTTCGACCGCGAGATCGAGATCGGCGTCCCCTCGCGCGGGGGTCGCGCGGAGATCCTCGACGTCCTCACGCGCGGGATGCCGCTCGCCGACGACGTCGACCTCGGGACGTTCGCGGACCGTACGCATGGGTATGTCGGCGCGGACCTGCGCGCGCTCGTCACGGAGGCGGCGATGGCGGCGATCCGCGACGACCGGGACACCGTGACGCGCGCCGACCTCGAGACGGCGTTCGCTTCCACGGACCCGTCCGCGATGCGCGAGGTGGTCGCGGAGTCCCCGGACGTCTCCTTCGACGACGTCGGCGGCCTCGCTGAGGCGAAAGCCACCCTCCGGGAGGCCGTCCAGTGGCCGCTCCAGTACGCCTCCCTCTTCGAGGCCGCGCACACCGACCCGCCGACGGGCGTCCTCCTCTACGGCCCGCCCGGCACGGGGAAGACGATGCTCGCGCGCGCCATCGGCCACGAGAGCGGCGTGAACGTCGTCCGCGTCGCCGGCCCGGAACTCGTGGACAAGTACGTCGGCGAGTCCGAGAAAGCGGTTCGCGAGGTCTTCGAGCGCGCGCGACGCACCGCGCCCTGCGTCGTCTTCTTCGACGAGATCGACGCCGTCGCGAGCGCGCGCGGCCCGGACACGAGCGAGGCCACCGAGCGCGTCGTCAGCCAACTCCTCACCGAACTCGACGCGGCGGCCGAGAACCCGAACCTCGTCGTGCTCGCCGCGACCAACCGTCGCGACGCCCTCGACCCCGCACTCCTCCGCCCCGGGCGCTTCGAGACGCACATCCACGTCCCGCGACCCGACGAATCCGCACGCCGGGCCATCCTCGGGGTGCACGCCCGCGAGAAGCCGCTCGCCGAGGACGTGGACCTCGACGCCGTCGCCGAGCGGACGGACGGGTACACGGGCGCGGACCTCGCCGCCGTCGTTCGCGCCGCCGCCCTCGACGCCATCCGCGACACCGTGGACGCCCACCCGGGGGACGCCGCCGACCACCCCGAGGACGTCCGCATTCGCGGCCGACACTTCGAGGACGCGCTGGAGCGATACGCGGCGTCGCGGTAG
- a CDS encoding chorismate mutase, with protein MSLDELREEIEEIDRDIVELIARRTYVADAVAGVKEQQDLATTDEAQEEAVMARAGRNAESFDLDSNLVKAVFRLLIELNKVQQRQSREEQ; from the coding sequence ATGAGCCTCGACGAGCTCCGCGAGGAGATCGAGGAGATCGACCGCGACATCGTCGAACTCATCGCGCGACGCACCTACGTCGCGGACGCCGTCGCCGGCGTCAAAGAGCAGCAGGACCTCGCGACGACCGACGAGGCCCAAGAGGAGGCCGTGATGGCGCGCGCCGGGCGGAACGCCGAGTCCTTCGACCTCGACTCGAACCTCGTCAAGGCCGTCTTCCGGCTGCTCATCGAGTTGAACAAGGTCCAGCAGCGCCAGTCGCGCGAGGAGCAGTAG
- a CDS encoding HAD family hydrolase, with protein sequence MAIEAVVFDMDGVVVDSEDYWREQIADILAEAVPGAEIDPARVVGINVYDQYDMLEAEGYDLAVDREGYFDLYDRYAEQLYTEHAALTPGFHDLLDDVAARGLPVGLVTSSFPSWVSSVFERFDLDERFDVVVTAGGEDVPGKPEPDLYELAAERLGVAPAAMLVVEDSEHGVAAATSAGAHVVGYSHGASADMDHSAADAVATSPADLRERVRAGLE encoded by the coding sequence ATGGCAATCGAAGCCGTCGTCTTCGACATGGACGGCGTCGTCGTGGACTCGGAGGACTACTGGCGCGAGCAGATCGCCGACATTCTCGCGGAGGCCGTCCCCGGTGCCGAAATCGACCCGGCGCGCGTCGTCGGCATCAACGTCTACGACCAGTACGATATGCTCGAGGCGGAGGGCTACGACCTCGCGGTGGACCGCGAGGGCTACTTCGACCTCTACGACCGCTACGCCGAGCAACTCTACACGGAGCACGCCGCGCTCACGCCGGGGTTCCACGACCTCCTCGACGACGTCGCGGCGCGCGGCCTCCCGGTCGGCCTCGTCACGTCCTCGTTCCCGTCGTGGGTGTCGTCGGTCTTCGAGCGCTTCGACCTCGACGAGCGCTTCGACGTCGTCGTGACCGCCGGCGGCGAGGACGTTCCCGGGAAGCCCGAGCCCGACCTCTACGAGCTCGCGGCCGAGCGCCTCGGCGTCGCGCCGGCGGCGATGCTCGTCGTCGAGGACTCCGAGCACGGCGTCGCGGCGGCGACGAGCGCGGGCGCGCACGTCGTCGGCTACAGCCACGGCGCGAGCGCGGACATGGACCACTCGGCGGCGGACGCCGTCGCCACCTCGCCCGCCGACCTCCGCGAGCGCGTGCGCGCCGGACTGGAGTGA
- a CDS encoding DEAD/DEAH box helicase, which produces MSETGVVDAFARLGDPVRDALSERGFETPTEPQRRAIPPLVAGHDALVVAPTGTGKTETAMLPVLDAIAERKADGHVHGISALYVTPLRALNRDMRERLDWWGEVLDIDVDVRHGDTTQYQRTKQANDPPDVLVTTPETLQAMLTGEKLRTALSDVEHVVVDEVHELAGAKRGAQLAIGLERLRELSGAFQRVGLSATVGDPEEVGNFLTGGRDVDIVEVDVTSQVEFDVVAPEVRESDERLSNELLTTPEMASHVRAIRELVERHDSTLVFVNTRQTAEALGSRFKEAGANVGVHHGSLSKDARIEVEEAFKAGELDAMLCTSSMELGIDVGHIDHVVQYNSPREVARLLQRVGRAGHRRDAVSSGTVVATHPDEVMEALAIARRAGAGEVETVNIHHGSLDTVANQLAGIAMDFGDVSARRAYRIVTRAYPFRDLDEEAFREVVRELHGNRVLYLNEADDELSTSGGTWQYVYANLSMIPDEETYEVYDMAAGRQVGTLDERFVVNFAEPGETFIQRGEMWRIAEIDEEEGRVNVSPIADPGGEVPSWTGSEIPVPYDVAQEVGEMRAAAAAQFEAGAGLDAVARDVATRYPADAATVATGLEPIARQVEAGAPVPTDDRVVIEAQGRAIRLNAAFGHEVNETLGRLLSALLGQRTGSSVGLDSGPYRVELEVPQGVRASEAEAILRETDPEHVAALLELSLKRSDALKFTLAQVAAKFGALDRSKGGDGVGLNRIMGALEDTPVYDEALREVFHTDLDVEGASDVLARVRSESLEVVRHGEHTPIGAGGRSSGQELLTPENADASVVRAVRERLMDDRVNLVCLHCGEWEQETKVRRVREQPECPRCGSTRIAALSPWADEVVDALNADPESRDGEQEKRVERAYRNASIVQSHGKKAVVALAARGVGPQNAARVINNHREDEADFYRDILEREREYARTKAFW; this is translated from the coding sequence ATGAGTGAGACCGGCGTCGTGGACGCGTTCGCCCGCCTCGGCGACCCCGTCCGGGACGCGCTCTCCGAACGCGGGTTCGAGACGCCGACGGAGCCACAGCGGCGCGCGATCCCGCCGCTGGTCGCCGGACACGACGCCCTCGTCGTCGCGCCGACGGGGACGGGGAAGACGGAGACGGCGATGCTCCCCGTGCTCGACGCCATCGCCGAGCGCAAAGCCGACGGACACGTCCACGGCATCAGCGCGCTCTACGTCACGCCCCTGCGGGCGCTGAACCGCGACATGCGCGAGCGCCTCGACTGGTGGGGGGAGGTACTGGACATCGACGTGGACGTCCGCCACGGCGACACGACGCAGTACCAGCGCACGAAGCAGGCGAACGACCCGCCGGACGTCCTCGTGACGACGCCGGAGACCCTGCAGGCGATGCTGACGGGCGAGAAACTCCGCACGGCGTTGAGCGACGTCGAACACGTCGTCGTCGACGAGGTGCACGAGCTCGCGGGCGCGAAGCGCGGCGCGCAGTTGGCGATCGGCCTCGAACGTCTCCGCGAGCTCTCGGGGGCGTTCCAGCGCGTCGGCCTCTCCGCGACGGTCGGTGACCCCGAGGAGGTCGGGAACTTCCTCACGGGCGGGCGCGACGTCGACATCGTGGAGGTGGACGTCACCTCGCAGGTCGAGTTCGACGTCGTCGCGCCCGAGGTCCGCGAGAGCGACGAACGCCTGAGCAACGAGCTGTTGACGACGCCGGAGATGGCGAGTCACGTCCGGGCCATCCGCGAGCTCGTCGAGCGACACGACTCGACGCTGGTCTTCGTGAACACCCGCCAGACGGCGGAGGCGCTCGGTTCGCGCTTCAAGGAGGCCGGTGCGAACGTCGGCGTCCATCACGGCAGCCTCTCGAAGGACGCCCGCATCGAGGTCGAGGAGGCGTTCAAGGCCGGCGAGCTCGACGCGATGCTCTGCACGTCCTCGATGGAGCTCGGCATCGATGTCGGGCACATCGACCACGTCGTCCAGTACAACAGCCCGCGCGAGGTCGCGCGCCTCCTCCAGCGCGTCGGGCGCGCCGGCCACCGCCGCGACGCCGTCTCCTCGGGGACGGTCGTCGCGACGCACCCGGACGAGGTGATGGAGGCGCTCGCCATCGCGCGCCGCGCCGGCGCGGGCGAGGTGGAGACGGTGAACATCCACCACGGGAGCCTCGACACGGTCGCGAACCAGCTCGCGGGCATCGCGATGGACTTCGGCGACGTCTCGGCCCGGCGCGCCTACCGCATCGTCACGCGGGCCTATCCGTTCCGCGACCTCGACGAGGAGGCCTTCCGGGAGGTCGTCCGCGAGCTCCACGGCAACAGAGTGCTCTACCTGAACGAGGCGGACGACGAGCTCTCCACGTCGGGCGGGACGTGGCAGTACGTCTACGCGAACCTCTCGATGATCCCGGACGAGGAGACCTACGAGGTCTACGACATGGCGGCCGGCCGGCAGGTCGGGACGCTCGACGAGCGCTTCGTCGTGAACTTCGCCGAACCCGGCGAGACGTTCATCCAGCGCGGCGAGATGTGGCGGATCGCGGAGATCGACGAGGAGGAGGGGCGCGTGAACGTCTCGCCGATCGCCGACCCGGGCGGTGAGGTGCCGTCGTGGACGGGCTCGGAGATCCCGGTGCCCTACGACGTCGCCCAGGAGGTCGGCGAGATGCGCGCCGCGGCGGCCGCGCAGTTCGAGGCGGGCGCCGGCCTCGACGCGGTCGCGCGCGACGTCGCGACCCGCTATCCCGCCGACGCGGCGACCGTCGCGACCGGCCTCGAACCGATCGCGCGGCAGGTCGAGGCCGGCGCGCCCGTGCCGACGGACGACCGGGTCGTGATCGAGGCGCAGGGCCGCGCCATCCGGCTGAACGCCGCGTTCGGCCACGAGGTGAACGAGACGCTCGGGCGGCTGCTCTCGGCGCTCCTCGGCCAGCGCACCGGCTCGTCCGTGGGCCTCGACAGCGGCCCGTACAGGGTCGAACTCGAGGTGCCCCAAGGCGTCCGGGCGAGCGAGGCGGAGGCGATACTGCGCGAGACCGACCCCGAGCACGTCGCCGCGCTCCTCGAACTGTCCTTGAAGCGCTCGGACGCGCTGAAGTTCACGCTCGCACAGGTCGCCGCGAAGTTCGGCGCGCTCGACCGCTCGAAGGGCGGCGACGGCGTCGGCCTGAACCGCATCATGGGCGCGCTAGAGGACACGCCGGTCTACGACGAGGCGCTCCGCGAGGTGTTCCACACGGACCTCGACGTCGAGGGCGCGAGCGACGTCCTCGCCCGCGTCCGGTCCGAGTCCCTCGAGGTCGTCCGCCACGGCGAGCACACCCCCATCGGTGCCGGCGGCCGCTCCTCGGGGCAGGAACTCCTCACGCCGGAGAACGCGGACGCGAGCGTCGTGCGCGCCGTCCGGGAGCGCCTCATGGACGACCGCGTGAACCTCGTCTGCCTCCACTGCGGGGAGTGGGAGCAGGAGACGAAGGTCCGCAGGGTGCGCGAGCAACCGGAGTGTCCGCGCTGTGGGTCGACGCGGATCGCCGCGCTCTCCCCGTGGGCCGACGAGGTAGTCGACGCCCTCAACGCCGACCCCGAGTCGCGCGACGGCGAGCAGGAGAAACGCGTGGAGCGCGCCTACCGGAACGCGAGCATCGTCCAGAGCCACGGGAAGAAGGCCGTCGTCGCGCTCGCCGCGCGCGGCGTCGGCCCGCAGAACGCCGCGCGCGTCATCAACAACCACCGCGAGGACGAGGCGGACTTCTACCGCGACATCCTCGAGCGCGAACGCGAATACGCCCGCACGAAGGCCTTCTGGTGA
- a CDS encoding shikimate kinase, with protein MDGSAEAPAAGTVLNALATGRGAAFAIDRYVSATVELGGSDVTGSVVGEPDADTRLVERCVELVCETYGDGERGGHVETESEISMAAGLKSSSAAANATVLATLDALGEAEAVSREDAALLGVQAARDVGVTVTGAYDDASASMLGGLTVTDNERDVLLARDDPTWDVLVWTPDEQAFSADADAARCARIAPLAEHVEELALAGRYGLAMTINGFAFCGALGFSSDPLVEAMPAVDGVSLSGTGPSYVAVGERAALENLQESWETRPGTTFLTTTQHDGARTR; from the coding sequence ATGGACGGCAGCGCCGAGGCCCCCGCAGCCGGCACCGTGCTGAACGCGCTCGCGACCGGCCGGGGCGCCGCGTTCGCCATCGACCGCTACGTCAGCGCGACCGTCGAACTCGGCGGGAGCGACGTCACGGGGTCGGTCGTCGGCGAACCCGACGCGGACACCCGCCTCGTCGAGCGCTGCGTCGAACTCGTCTGCGAGACCTACGGCGACGGCGAGCGCGGCGGGCACGTGGAGACGGAGTCGGAGATCTCGATGGCGGCCGGCCTCAAGTCCTCGAGCGCCGCCGCGAACGCCACCGTCCTCGCGACACTCGACGCGCTCGGCGAGGCGGAAGCCGTCTCGCGCGAGGACGCCGCGCTACTGGGCGTGCAGGCCGCGCGCGACGTCGGCGTCACCGTCACCGGCGCGTACGACGACGCGAGCGCGAGCATGCTCGGCGGCCTCACCGTCACCGACAACGAGCGGGACGTCCTGCTCGCGCGCGACGATCCCACGTGGGACGTCCTCGTCTGGACGCCGGACGAGCAGGCGTTCAGCGCGGACGCGGACGCCGCGCGCTGTGCGCGCATCGCGCCGCTCGCAGAGCACGTCGAAGAACTGGCGCTCGCGGGCCGCTACGGCCTCGCGATGACCATCAACGGCTTCGCGTTCTGCGGGGCGCTCGGCTTCTCGAGCGACCCGCTCGTCGAAGCCATGCCCGCCGTCGACGGCGTCTCGCTCTCCGGGACCGGCCCGAGTTACGTCGCCGTCGGCGAGCGGGCGGCCCTCGAGAACCTACAGGAATCATGGGAGACGAGACCGGGAACGACGTTCCTCACGACGACGCAGCACGACGGCGCACGGACGAGATGA